In one Silene latifolia isolate original U9 population chromosome 10, ASM4854445v1, whole genome shotgun sequence genomic region, the following are encoded:
- the LOC141608201 gene encoding glucose-1-phosphate adenylyltransferase large subunit 1-like, protein MGELSLYREVEFGKNSRQKKQFNPTGVSNLSSNLHLLSCPSTQLFQVEHSIVGERTCLDSGVELKDTLMMGADFYQTEAEIASHLAVGKVPIGIGQNTKIRYMEIANNCKFCD, encoded by the exons ATGGGAG AACTTTCATTATACAGAGAAGTTGAATTCGGGAAAAATTCAAGGCAAAAAAAGCAATTCAATCCAACTGGTGTAAGCAATTTGTCTAGCAATCTTCATCTTCTAAGTTGTCCCTCTACACAACTCTTTCAAG TTGAACATTCCATCGTGGGAGAAAGGACGTGTCTTGACTCTGGGGTAGAGCTTAAG GATACCTTAATGATGGGAGCAGACTTCTACCAAACTGAGGCTGAGATTGCATCGCATCTGGCAGTGGGAAAGGTTCCTATTGGGATTGGACAAAACACAAAGATCAGGTACATGGAAATTGCGAACAACTGTAAATTTTGTGATTGA